One genomic region from Drosophila busckii strain San Diego stock center, stock number 13000-0081.31 chromosome 3R, ASM1175060v1, whole genome shotgun sequence encodes:
- the LOC108602164 gene encoding alpha-tocopherol transfer protein-like yields MMMLHPTPAQRVSIREELREPEDPADIERDIKLIREWLETQPHLPKGMDDMRLTTFLRGCKFSLEKVKKKLDMYYTMRNAVPEFFANRDINREELNIVLDYVHCPTLPGITPNGRRITFIRGIDCDFQPHHILDAMKVALMIGDVRLAEESVGIAGDIFILDAAVASASHFAKFSPTVVKKFLIAVQEAYPVKVKEVHVINISPLVDTIFNFVKPFVKEKIRSRITFHNDVESLYKVVPRELLPNEYGGKAGNIVELNQWWKQKLVDNTQWFKDQEDKKANESLRPGAPKTSDDLFGMEGTFRQLNID; encoded by the exons ATGATGATGCTACACCCCACACCCGCACAGCGCGTGAGCATACGCGAGGAGCTGCGTGAGCCCGAGGATCCAGCTGACATTGAGCGTGATATTAAGCTGATACGCGAGTGGCTGGAGACGCAGCCCCATCTGCCCAAGGGCATGGACGATATGCGTCTGACAACGTTCTTGCGCGGCTGCAAGTTCAGCCTGGAGAAGGTCAAGAAGAAGCTGGACATGTACTATACCATGCGCAATGCTGTGCCCGAGTTCTTTGCCAATCGCGATATCAATCGCGAGGAGCTCAACATTGTGCTGGACTATGT CCACTGCCCCACACTGCCTGGCATTACGCCCAATGGACGCCGCATTACTTTTATACGCGGCATTGACTGCGATTTCCAGCCACATCACATTCTGGATGCCATGAAGGTGGCCCTGATGATTGGCGATGTGCGTCTCGCCGAAGAGTCTGTGGGCATTGCAGGCGATATATTCATTTTGGATGCCGCCGTGGCCAGCGCCTCACATTTTGCCAAATTCTCACCCACTGTGGTCAAGAAGTTTCTGATTGCAGTGCAGGAAGCATATCCCGTTAAAGTGAAGGAAGTGCATGTCATTAATATTTCACCGCTGGTGGACACTATCTTTAACTTTGTCAAGCCCTTCGTCAAGGAGAAGATACGCAGCCGCATTACCTTCCACAATGATGTGGAGAGTCTCTACAAAGTGGTGCCCCGTGAGCTGCTGCCCAACGAATATGGCGGCAAGGCCGGCAACATTGTGGAGCTGAACCAGTGGTGGAAGCAGAAGCTGGTGGACAACACCCAGTGGTTCAAGGATCAGGAGGACAAGAAGGCCAATGAGTCTCTGCGTCCGGGCGCACCAAAGACCAGCGATGATCTGTTCGGCATGGAGGGCACCTTCCGCCAGCTGAACATTGATTAA
- the LOC108601340 gene encoding odorant receptor 83a, protein MSGIKQPEVDSAEQFSRRDLFSFVRNVMRVAGMHPLGAETGGTKSCLHYLLGLCDVIYELFNYFVCVHIECLYICTIYIYYSTGDLEFLVNCLIQTVIYLWTFAMKLYFRRIQPKLLKQLIEFINLKYCTRSAPGFTYVTMKGALRQSNLWIKTYVYCCFIGTIFWLALPLAYGDRSLPLACWYPFDYTQPFVYELVFFLQAVGQIQVAAAFSASSGFHMVLGILLAGQYDILFCSLKNVLATSYLEMGANMAELRQLQAAQAVADAELNQYNYSQEQQTTLTELAALIGPGENRNFQIAFKSAFGRCLHLHRYIIKALYKMERFYNPIWLFKIGEVTFLMCLVAFTYTKSTNANSFMRMVVLGQYLLLVLYELFIICYFADVVYQNSVRCGEALWRSPWQLHMREIRSDYMFFMLNARRQFRLTAGKIYNLNVDRFRGTITTAFSFLTLLQKMDARA, encoded by the exons ATGAGTGGCATAAAGCAGCCCGAAGTCGACTCAGCCGAGCAGTTTAGTCGTCGAGATCTCTTCAGCTTTGTGCGCAACGTCATGCGTGTGGCTGGGATGCATCCTTTGGGAGCGGAAACTGGCGGCACAAAGAGCTGCCTGCACTACTTACTAGGGCTCTGCGATGTTATCTACGAGCTGTTCAActactttgtgtgtgtgcacattgagtgcttatatatttgcacaatATACATTTACTACAGCACAGGTGATTTGGAGTTTTTGGTCAATTGTTTGATACAAACGGTCATTTATCTGTGGACCTTTGCCATGAAGTTATACTTTCGACGCATACAACCAAAGCTGCTCAAGCAGCTAATTGAGTTTATTAACTTGAAATATTGCACACGCTCGGCACCGGGATTTACATATGTAACCATGAAGGGCGCCTTGCGTCAGTCAAATCTCTGGATCAAAACATATGTCTACTGCTGTTTTATAGGCACTATATTCTGGCTAGCACTGCCCTTGGCTTATGGCGATAGAAGCTTACCGCTGGCCTGCTGGTATCCTTTTGATTATACA caaccGTTTGTCTATGAGCTGGTGTTCTTTCTACAAGCCGTGGGACAGATACAAGTGGCGGCAGCCTTTTCAGCTTCAAGTGGCTTTCACATGGTTTTGGGCATTTTGTTAGCAGGACAGtatgatattttattttgcagtctCAAAAATGTGCTTGCCACCAGCTATTTGGAGATGGGCGCTAATATGGCAGAGCTGCG CCAACTACAAGCTGCACAAGCAGTGGCTGATGCGGAGCTTAATCAATACAACTATTCACAGGAACAACAGACTACGCTAACAGAACTTGCAGCGCTCATAGGTCCAGGTGAAAATAGAAACTtccaaattgcatttaaaagcgCTTTTGGTCgctgcttgcatttgcatCGTTATATTATCAAAGCGCTTTATAAAATGGAGCGCTTCTACAATCCCATTTGGTTGTTCAAGATTGGCGAGGTGACATTTCTGATGTGCCTGGTCGCTTTTACGTACACCAAAAGCACCAACGCCAACTCATTCATGCGCATGGTAGTCCTGGGACAGTATTTGCTGCTAGTGCTCTATGAGCTCTTCATTATCTGCTACTTTGCCGATGTGGTCTACCAGAACAGCGTGCGTTGCGGTGAGGCGCTGTGGCGCAGTCCTTGGCAGTTGCATATGCGCGAAATACGCAGCGATTACATGTTCTTCATGTTGAATGCACGCAGACAGTTTCGGCTGACTGCtggcaaaatttataatttgaatgtGGATCGCTTTAGGGGC ACAATTACCACCGCCTTTTCATTTTTAACCTTGCTGCAGAAAATGGACGCACGTGCCTAA
- the LOC108602205 gene encoding ubiquitin domain-containing protein 1 yields MGACVCRMNNEETISVSSERPGSAGIALGGGGGALRKNRPLCHETIKWRSDVPLTEGQLRSKRDEFWDTAPAFDGRKEIWDALRAATNAAEGLDFQMAQAILDGANVSVPNGYLTECYDELGTQYKVPIYCLSYPINIVKEENGRDSPAEYSEPVDGGTEIFLKLRISSTMTDVKLPVYSKDTVGQCKKKLQAAEGVDSCCQRWFYSGKLLGDKVPIDECSIHQGYVVQVIVNAEHYNHDNSTSIVNVSLSS; encoded by the exons ATGGGAGCCTGCGTATGTCGCATGAACAATGAGGAGACGATCAGCGTTTCCAGCGAGCGTCCGGGCAGCGCAg GTATTGCCCTTGGTGGCGGCGGTGGAGCGCTGCGTAAGAATCGTCCACTGTGCCATGAGACCATCAAATGGCGTTCAGATGTGCCATTGACCGAGGGACAATTGCGCTCTAAGCGTGACGAGTTTTGGGACACTGCACCAGCCTTCGATGGCAGGAAGGAGATCTGGGATGCACTGCGTGCCGCAACAAATGCAGCCGAAGGGCTAGACTTTCAAATGGCCCAGGCCATATTGGATGGGGCTAATGTGTCTGTCCCCAATGG ctacCTCACAGAATGCTACGATGAGCTGGGCACGCAGTACAAGGTGCCGATTTATTGTCTGTCATATCCCATAAACATTGTGAAGGAGGAGAATGGACGTGATTCGCCAGCCGAATACTCAGAGCCGGTTGATGGCGGCACCGAAATCTTTCTCAAGTTGCGCATATCTTCAACCATGACTGATGTTAAACTGCCGGTATACTCAAAGGATACTGTGGGACAGTGCAAAAAGAAACTCCAG GCCGCGGAGGGCGTTGATTCATGCTGCCAGCGTTGGTTCTACAGTGGCAAGTTGCTGGGCGACAAAGTACCCATTGATGAATGCAGCATACACCAAGGCTATGTGGTGCAGGTTATTGTGAACGCGGAACATTATAATCACGACAACAGCACGAGTATTGTGAACGTTTCGCTTTCAAGCTAG